In Salipiger sp. CCB-MM3, the genomic stretch CGTCGGCCCCCAGAAGGTGAAAAGCGGGAAGCGCCCCAGTTTGGCATCCAACTCGTCATGCAGCTCGGGCGGATAGGCGTAATGGTCGGGGATCTTGCGCCCGTCCGCCGGATACATCGGGCGCGGCGTCGCCGAGTAATCGGCGGTGGCGTACATGTTGTACCACCAGAACATCTTGGCGCAGGTAAAACCCGGATCGCGCGCCTTCCCCGCGTCCCAGATTTTCTCTCCCTCGATCAGCGAGTTGGGCTGCCGCCACAGCAGCACCTCCTTGAGATCACGGAACAGCCAGCCATTGGCCACGGCTCCATGGCCCGAGGGCGGCAAGCCGGTCGCCAGCGTTGCCTGCACGGTGCAGGTGACCGCCGGTGTGACCGTCTCCAGCGGGCGCATTCCGCCGCGTTCGGCAAGGGCTGCAAGGTGGGGGGTATGAGCTCCGACAAGTTTGGGTGTCAGGCCGACGACAAGAATAACAAGGGTCGGTTTCATGCTGTGAACCAAAATCCATTCGAAAAAACAAGAAGAATATGGGCGCAACTATGACGCGCCGCCATCCCCTCAGTCCAGTGTTTCATTGATTATTCGGGAGAGAGTTTGATGACCGATCCGAAAGACCTTTTGTATGGATGGATACGTGAGCGCGCCGGGGACGAAAGGCCTTGGCTCGACGCGCAATTGGCGCAGCTCGCCGCGCCGGACGCGACCGAGCGCGACCTGCATATGTACCTCGGCTTTGCGCCGCGCAGGCTCGGCAAGGCCGATCTCGCGCTGACGCCGGACGATCTGGCGCAGGCCGATGCCGCGCGCTCTGGCTGGGACCCCTCGGGCTGGAGCATCGACGGTGCCGCGCGCATTCTGGGGCTGCTGACCTACAGCGGCACCCGTCCCTTCGCCGAGACCTTCAAGGACCTGCGCCGCACGTCGGACGCTGCCGAGATGATCGCGCTCTATCGCGGCCTGCCGCTCTACCCCGCGCCCGAGAGCCTGCATTTCGAGGTTGGCGAGGGGCTGCGCTCGAACCTCAAGCCGGTGTTCGAGGCGATCGCCCACAACAACCCCTACCCGCGAGATCATTTCGACGAGCACCGCTGGAACCACATGGTCCTGAAGGCGCTGTTCATCGGGGCCGAGCTTGGCCCGATCACCGGGCTTGCGGCCCGCGCCAACCCCGAACTGGCGCGCATCCTCGTGCAATATGCGCGCGAACGCTGGGCCGCCGGACGGCCCGTCATGCCCGAGCTCTGGCCGCTCGTGGCGCCCTTTGCCGAAACCCCTGAAATCCGTGCCGAGCTCGACCGGGCCCGCGCCGAAGGCCGTACATTTGAGGATCTTGTATCATGATGCTGATTGACCCCCACGCCCATATGATCTCGCGCACCACCGACGACTATCAGGCGATGGCCGCCGCCGGTGTCGTGGCGCTCATCGAGCCCGCCTTCTGGGTTGGCCAGCCGCGCACTTTCGTGGGCACCTACGTAGATTACCTCTCGACCATCGTCGGCTGGGAGCGGTTCCGCGCCGGGCAGTTCGGCATCCGCCACTATTGCACCATCGGGCTCAACTCGAAGGAGGCCAACAACGAGGAACTGGCCGAGGGCGTGATGGAATGGCTGCCGCGCTTCGCCCTCAAGGAAGGCGTCGTGGCGATCGGCGAGATCGGCTATGACGAGCAGACCGAGCTCGAGGACAAATACTTCCGCCTGCAACTGTCGCTGGCCAAGGAACTGGACCTGCCGGTGATGGTGCACACGCCGCACCGCGACAAGAAGCAGGGCACCACCCGCTCCATGGATGTCTGCGAAGAGATGGGGCTCGACCCGTCGATGGTGATCATCGACCACAACAACGAGGAAACCGTCGGCGAGGTGCTGCAGCGCGGCTATTGGGCGGGCTTCTCGATCTACCCCTCGACCAAGATGGGCAACGCGCGGATGGTCGAACTGCTCAAGCAATACGGGTCCGAACGCATCATCGTCGACAGCGCCTGCGACTGGGGCATTTCCGACTGCCTCGGCGTCGCCAAAACCGCGCAGCTTGCGCTGCAGAGCGGCGTTCCCGAAAGCACCGTGCGCGCGGTCTGCTATGGCAATGCGCTGGCGGCCTATGGCCAAAGCGGGCAGATGAAGGAAAGCGACTGGCTCGAACCTCCGGCGATCGACCAGCGCACGCTTTACGAAGGCAATTCGATCCTGCGCGGCGGTCGCGAGCCGGTGATCGAAGAGCCGGGCGCGCAGCGCCGTGCCGGACTGACCATCGAGTAACGCCCCTCCTGCGCCTGCCCTCGGGCGGGCGCAGACCTCACAAATTCCACACGAAAATTTGCCCGTTCGCTCGCGCGCACTACTCCTTGTTGTGACGCGGTCGCGAGCTTCCCGCAGCGCGGCCCGCCGCGAAATTGAACGGGAACACTCTCATGCCCTATCGAACCGGCCTGACCGTCATAATGGTCTCGGCACTGGTCGCCATCGGATGCGGCCTTTACGCCTATTTCGTCCCGCTCACCGGTGTCACCGGTGTCTGGGGTCCCCTCGCCGCCGCCTTCGGTGCGCTCTGCCTGCTGATCGGCGGTGCGCTGATGGTCAAGGCGCGCAGCCGCGGCGCACGGGTCATTCTGATGCTGCTGCTGGCCATCGGAATCGTGCTGACCGCCTTCGCCGCCTTCCTGATGCACCAGTGGGTGATGCTGGCCGCGCTCGGCGTCTGCGCCTTGGGCTGGATCGCGGCACTCTCCGGTCCCGAAGAAGGAGCTTACGCATGACCCATCTGCTCCGCAGCACCGCCCTTCTTGCCCTGCTTGCCGGGCCTGCCCTCGCGCAGCAGGCCGACACGCCGACCCCGCCTGCCGCGCCCGAAAGCGCTGCGCCGGAGACCGACGCCCCTGAAACCCCGCCCCCCGGCGCAACCGCCACTGAGGGCGGCGAAACACCCGCCGAAGTCGAAGAGCCGGAAAGCTCTGAAGACACCGCCTCGCAGGACGACAGCGAGCCCGAACCCAACGCCGAAACGGCGGTGGTCGAAGTGCCCGCCGCGCGCCCCTCGTCGGATGCCAAAGTGCCTAGCCCCGGCACCGGCTGGCCCAGCTTCCACGGTCAGGTCTCTGGCGCGAAATATTCGCCGCTGACCCAGATCACCCCCGAGAACGTCGGCGACATGGAACTGGCATGGCGGGTCGAGACCGGCGACGTCTCGGACGGCTCGGGCGATCTGCCTGCCACCGTCTGGTCGGCCACGCCGATCTACGCCAACGACATGCTCTACATCGGCACGCCCTTTTATCGCGTGCTGGCGCTCGACCCGGCGACCGGCGAAGAGATCTGGTCCTACGACACCCAATCCACGCTCGAGGCGCTCACCCAGCCCGCCCTGAAAAACCGCGGCGTGGCCTATTGGGAAGCCGCGAACCCCACCGAGGGCGAGGCGTGCCAAAAGATCGTCTATCTCGGCACGATGGACGCGCGGCTCTTTGCCATGGACGCCGACACCGGCGCGCTCTGCGAGGATTTCGCCGATGGCGGCGTGCTCGACGTCAACCAGTGGAACACGGTCAACGACCGCTGGCCGCTGTCGCTGCTGCAGCCGCCGACCATCGTCGGCGATCACGTGATCATCGGCTGGGCCGGCAACGACTGGGACTGGGCCGAAGCGCCTCCGGGCTCGGTCTTCTCGGTGAACGCGCAGACCGGCGAGCTTGAGTGGACCTTCGACACCATCCCCGAGGAGATCCGCGAAAAGACCGGCACCGCCAACGTCTGGACCGCGATGAGCGCCGACGAGGAACGCGGCATCGTCTATCTGCCCGTGGCCTCGCCCTCGCCCAACTACTGGGGCGGCAACCGCACCGAGGACATCCCCTATGCCACCTCGACCACCGCGCTCGACGTGGACACCGGCGAGGTGATCTGGTCGCGGCAATGGGTGCATCACGACATCTGGGACTATGACATCAACTCCGCCCCCACCCTGATGGACATCACGGTGAACGGGCAAGAAATCCCGGCGCTGATGCAGGCCACCAAGATGGGCTTTCTCTTCGTGGTGAACCGCGAGACCGGCGAGGACATCTGGCCGATCGAAGAACGCCCTGTCCCCGCGGGGACAATCGAGAGCGAGCGTTACGCGCCGACCCAGCCCTTCCCCACGACGCCCGCGCCGCTGCTCGACCAGTCGAAGATGCCCGACGTGTGGAACATCGCCGACATCGCCTCTTTCGGGGAATGCTCGGACCTGTGGAGCAAGCTGATCTACGACGGCATGTATACCGCGCCCACCACCGAGGGCGAAGGCGCAGGCGCCTATCCGAACTCGGCGGGCGTCGTGCAATGGGGCGGCGTCGGCTATGACCCCGAAAATCAGATCGCCGTGGTGAACCTGTCGCATGTGGTGCAGTACATTCAGCTCTACGAGCGCGAGGAATACGACGAGATCAACGGCGAGGCCGGGGTCGGCGAAAGCGGCTTCCACCCGCAGACCGGCGCGCCCTACGGCATGTCGCTGAAGACCGCGATGAACCGCTGGGGCATGCCCTGCTGGGAGCCTCCGTTCGGCGAGATCATGGCGATCGACATGACCACCGGCGAGCCGCTCTGGCGCAAACCCTTCGGCATGTCGCAGCGCTACGGCTTCTACATGCCCGAAGCATGGGGCTCGCCCACCATCGGCGGCCCGGCGATCACCGCGGGCGGGCTGATCTTCATCGGCGCCACGATGGACGGCATGGTCCGCGCCTATGACCTCAAAAGCGGCGAAGAGCTGTGGAGCGACCTGACAGAGGCGCCCTCGGTGTCGAACCCGGCGATCTACGAGCATGACGGCGCCGAATATGTGGCCTTTGTCTCGGGCGGCAACTCGATCCTGAAGCCCTCGGTCGGCGACATGGTCTCGGTCTACCGCCTGCCGCGCTGATCCAAGCCCCGTTCAAGCCCCGCCCGGAGCCACATCCGGGCGGGGCGCATCCTGCGACGACACCCCGAGGGACACGCGCCCCGATGCCCCAGCCCTTCGCGATCTCCTGCCATTGCGGCCGCTTCCGCGCCGAGGTGCATGCCGAGCCCGATGATATCCTCGAGTGCAATTGCTCGACCTGCGCCCGCACCGGCTTCCTGCGCTGGCTTCTGCCTCTCGAGGCCGTGACACTGAAAACCGAAAGCATACGGCTGAGCACCTACCTCTGGCGCGATGCCCATGGCGGCTACCACTTCTGCCCCGATTGCGGCGTCGCCGTGCTGCGCACCGGCTGGGGAGACCGGATCGCGGTCAACGCCCGCTGCATCGAGGGGATCGATGTGTTCACGCTGAGATCGCGGCGCTACGACGGGCGCTGCGACATGCCGCCCGGCCCCACCCGCTGAGCCTTCGGCATGGTGCCGCCGACCACCGGATCCGCCCGCTGGATGCGAATCCCCCACCGCGATATGCTGCAGCGCAGAATTTCTCCTCAACCGGGAGGCTTTTTGCATTTCGATGACCAATTCCTCTGACAAGATCATCCTCGACGTGGCGCTGCAGGGCGGCGGCGCGCATGGGGCCTTCACCTGGGGCGTGCTCGACGCGCTTTTGGAAGACGACCGGCTGCACATCGGCGCTCTGTCGGGGGCCAGCGCCGGGGCGATGAACGCCATCGTCGTCGCCTCCGGTCTCGCCACCGGCGGCTCGGAAGGCGGGCGCGATGCGCTGCGGCGGTTCTGGACCGCGGTGAACGCCGCCGCGCGCGAGGCCACCCCGGCCTTCCATATGCTCGAGAGCTTTCCCGGCCTCTTCATCGCCTCCTCGGCATGGTGGCAGTTGGTGAGCGCCGGGCAGGTGACCATCTCGGCGCGGCCATGGCAGGGGCGGCGCGCACAGATGATGCTGCGCGACATCCTTGCCGAACAGGTGGATTTCGAGGCGCTGCAACGGCCCGGCGCGCCGGAACTCTTCATCTCGGCCACCGATGCGCGCACCGGCGGGAGCCGCATCTTCCGCAACCATGAGATGAGCCCAGATGTGGCCATTGCCTCGGCCTGTCTGCCGATGAGCTTCCCGCCGGTGAACATCGACGGGGTCGACTATTGGGACGGCGGCTACAGCGCCAACCCTCCGATCACCTCGCTGGTGCGCTTCACGCCGCACGCCGATCTGCTGCTGGTCACGATCAACCCGGCGAAACGCAGCTTCACCGCCCGCGCCCCCGAAGAGATCACCGAGCGGGTCAGCGAGATGGTGTTCAACCAAGCTCTGGTGACCGAATTGCGGGGGCTGTCGATCATCCACGAGGCGCTGTCGGAGCAGGATCTGTCCGACGCCCCGGCCTTGCTGAAACAGCTGCGCGATCTGCGCATCCACGAGATTCACGATCAGGCCTCCATGTCCGAGCTCGATCCCAGTTCCAAGATGTACCCGGCGTGGGAGATGCTGGTTGATCTGCACGAAACCGGGCGCGGTGCGGCGCTGAGCTGGCTTGAGGAGAATTACGCGCAACTGGGCAAGAGCAGCACCGCCAAGCTGATGGAGCGCTATCTCGAAGGGATGCTGCCGAGCCAGTGATAGGCGCGTGCGGCCTCCCAAGGTAAGTCTCGACGCAGGCGGTTCGTTTCGGCTAGGCTGAGGGAAAGCGACGGCAAATCCCCGTCGCGGAAGGGAAGTCTTCGGCCCGCCCCATTACGGGGGCATTCTGCAGATCCCGGACGCGCGGGGCCGAATTTTGTAGGTGCGTCCAATGCGGTTTCTGCAAGGCCTTCTGGTCCTCGTCCTTCTGCTGGTGTGTTTCGTCTTCGGCATGAAGCTGGCCTTCCCCCTGCCGCAAAGCAACTACGCCGAGAAACAGCAAAGTCTCGCGCCCGATTGGGAAGGGCCGCTCGGGCTCACGGTCCGCGCCGCGCTTGAGGAGCATGACGGGCAGAGCGGCGTGCGCCCGCTGTCCGATGGGCGCGACGCGCTTGCCGCGCGGGTGCTGCTGGCGCGGCTCGCCAAGACCAGCATCGACGCGCAATATTACATCTGGCAGGATGACACGACCGGGATGATCCTGCTCGACGAGCTGCGCGCTGCCGCCGAGCGTGGCGTGCGTGTGCGGCTCTTGGTGGATGACAACGGCATCCCCGGCCTCGACGCCCTGCTGGCCGAGCTTGACGCCATGCCGACCGCCGATGTGCGCATCTTCAACCCGTTCACCCTGCGCGAACCGAAGCTGGCCTCTTATCTCTTCGACTTCAGCCGTCTGAACCGGCGGATGCACAACAAATCCATGACCGTGGACGGTGTCGCCACCGTGGTCGGCGGGCGCAACATCGGTGACATCTATTTCGCATACGGCGAGGGCACGCATTATTTCGACGTTGATGCGCTGGCGCTTGGCCCCATCGTGAGCGACGTCTCAGGCGCGTTCGACCGCTACTGGAACAGCGCCTCGTCCTATGATGCCGATCTGATCCTCGACCCGTTGCCAGAGGGCGAAACAGAGCCCGCCGCCCCGTTGATCGCCGCGGCGGGCAAGACGGCGCGCGGCTCGTCGATCGGCACCGGTTACATGAAGGAAATCGCCGAAGGACAGCTGGTCAAGGCGCTGCAAGAAGGTCGCCCGCTTGGTCTGGAATGGGGCGAGGCCGAACTGATCGTCGACGACCCGGCCAAGGGGCTCGGCAATGTGGCGCCCGAGCATAAGATCGTCGAGCGGCTGTTCGATCTGGTGGCGGGCGCGGAAACCTCGGCGGACCTCGTCTCGGCCTATTTCATTCCCGGTGATCGCGGCACCGAGTTGCTGACCGATCTGGCCGAAAAAGGCGTCCGGGTGCGCGTTCTGACCAATGCGCTGGAATCGACCGACGTGATGCCGGTCAACGCCGCATATATGAAGTACCGCCCTGCCCTGCTGGAAAGCGGCGTCACGCTCTATGAACTGCGCGCCATGCGCGAAGAGCATGTGAAACGCTCGCTGCCCGAGGTGCTGTCGGGCTCGGCCTCGGGTCTGCACGCCAAAGTCTTCGGCCTCGACGGCACGCGCGCCTTCATCGGCTCGTTCAACCTCGATCCACGTTCGGCGCAGATCAACACCGAGATGGGCCTGCTGATCGACAGCCCGACCATCGCCGCCACGCTCTCGGAGCAGCTCGACAAGCCAAGCTATGCCTATCACGTCACCCTGGACGAGAGCGGCGATCTGCAATGGGTCTCGGACCCGGCGGACGGCCCTGCCGAGACCTTCCACAGCGAGCCCAACACCGGCCTGCTGAAACGCGCGCTGGTCCGGGTGATCAGCTGGCTGCCGGTGGAATGGATGCTCTGAGCGCGGCCTTTGGTTGCGGCGCGCGCGGGGTTGCGACATCCTCTTGCCATTCGCCGCGCCACGCGTGGCCCTGACGACACGGAGCTTCCGCCATGACCCAGCCCTGCATCATCTGCGTTGCCATCACCGGCTCGCTGCCCACCAAGGCCGACAATCCAGCCGTGCCGATCACCGTGGCCGAGCAGGTCGAGTCCACGCAGGAAGCCTTTGAGGCCGGGGCCACCATCGCCCACTGCCACGTGCGCGACGACGAGGGCAAACCCACCTCGGACCCCGAGCGCTTTGCCGCGCTGAAGGAGGGGATCGA encodes the following:
- a CDS encoding EboA domain-containing protein; the protein is MTDPKDLLYGWIRERAGDERPWLDAQLAQLAAPDATERDLHMYLGFAPRRLGKADLALTPDDLAQADAARSGWDPSGWSIDGAARILGLLTYSGTRPFAETFKDLRRTSDAAEMIALYRGLPLYPAPESLHFEVGEGLRSNLKPVFEAIAHNNPYPRDHFDEHRWNHMVLKALFIGAELGPITGLAARANPELARILVQYARERWAAGRPVMPELWPLVAPFAETPEIRAELDRARAEGRTFEDLVS
- a CDS encoding TatD family hydrolase; this encodes MLIDPHAHMISRTTDDYQAMAAAGVVALIEPAFWVGQPRTFVGTYVDYLSTIVGWERFRAGQFGIRHYCTIGLNSKEANNEELAEGVMEWLPRFALKEGVVAIGEIGYDEQTELEDKYFRLQLSLAKELDLPVMVHTPHRDKKQGTTRSMDVCEEMGLDPSMVIIDHNNEETVGEVLQRGYWAGFSIYPSTKMGNARMVELLKQYGSERIIVDSACDWGISDCLGVAKTAQLALQSGVPESTVRAVCYGNALAAYGQSGQMKESDWLEPPAIDQRTLYEGNSILRGGREPVIEEPGAQRRAGLTIE
- a CDS encoding pyrroloquinoline quinone-dependent dehydrogenase, coding for MTHLLRSTALLALLAGPALAQQADTPTPPAAPESAAPETDAPETPPPGATATEGGETPAEVEEPESSEDTASQDDSEPEPNAETAVVEVPAARPSSDAKVPSPGTGWPSFHGQVSGAKYSPLTQITPENVGDMELAWRVETGDVSDGSGDLPATVWSATPIYANDMLYIGTPFYRVLALDPATGEEIWSYDTQSTLEALTQPALKNRGVAYWEAANPTEGEACQKIVYLGTMDARLFAMDADTGALCEDFADGGVLDVNQWNTVNDRWPLSLLQPPTIVGDHVIIGWAGNDWDWAEAPPGSVFSVNAQTGELEWTFDTIPEEIREKTGTANVWTAMSADEERGIVYLPVASPSPNYWGGNRTEDIPYATSTTALDVDTGEVIWSRQWVHHDIWDYDINSAPTLMDITVNGQEIPALMQATKMGFLFVVNRETGEDIWPIEERPVPAGTIESERYAPTQPFPTTPAPLLDQSKMPDVWNIADIASFGECSDLWSKLIYDGMYTAPTTEGEGAGAYPNSAGVVQWGGVGYDPENQIAVVNLSHVVQYIQLYEREEYDEINGEAGVGESGFHPQTGAPYGMSLKTAMNRWGMPCWEPPFGEIMAIDMTTGEPLWRKPFGMSQRYGFYMPEAWGSPTIGGPAITAGGLIFIGATMDGMVRAYDLKSGEELWSDLTEAPSVSNPAIYEHDGAEYVAFVSGGNSILKPSVGDMVSVYRLPR
- a CDS encoding GFA family protein, giving the protein MPQPFAISCHCGRFRAEVHAEPDDILECNCSTCARTGFLRWLLPLEAVTLKTESIRLSTYLWRDAHGGYHFCPDCGVAVLRTGWGDRIAVNARCIEGIDVFTLRSRRYDGRCDMPPGPTR
- a CDS encoding patatin-like phospholipase family protein, which translates into the protein MTNSSDKIILDVALQGGGAHGAFTWGVLDALLEDDRLHIGALSGASAGAMNAIVVASGLATGGSEGGRDALRRFWTAVNAAAREATPAFHMLESFPGLFIASSAWWQLVSAGQVTISARPWQGRRAQMMLRDILAEQVDFEALQRPGAPELFISATDARTGGSRIFRNHEMSPDVAIASACLPMSFPPVNIDGVDYWDGGYSANPPITSLVRFTPHADLLLVTINPAKRSFTARAPEEITERVSEMVFNQALVTELRGLSIIHEALSEQDLSDAPALLKQLRDLRIHEIHDQASMSELDPSSKMYPAWEMLVDLHETGRGAALSWLEENYAQLGKSSTAKLMERYLEGMLPSQ
- a CDS encoding phospholipase D family protein — protein: MRFLQGLLVLVLLLVCFVFGMKLAFPLPQSNYAEKQQSLAPDWEGPLGLTVRAALEEHDGQSGVRPLSDGRDALAARVLLARLAKTSIDAQYYIWQDDTTGMILLDELRAAAERGVRVRLLVDDNGIPGLDALLAELDAMPTADVRIFNPFTLREPKLASYLFDFSRLNRRMHNKSMTVDGVATVVGGRNIGDIYFAYGEGTHYFDVDALALGPIVSDVSGAFDRYWNSASSYDADLILDPLPEGETEPAAPLIAAAGKTARGSSIGTGYMKEIAEGQLVKALQEGRPLGLEWGEAELIVDDPAKGLGNVAPEHKIVERLFDLVAGAETSADLVSAYFIPGDRGTELLTDLAEKGVRVRVLTNALESTDVMPVNAAYMKYRPALLESGVTLYELRAMREEHVKRSLPEVLSGSASGLHAKVFGLDGTRAFIGSFNLDPRSAQINTEMGLLIDSPTIAATLSEQLDKPSYAYHVTLDESGDLQWVSDPADGPAETFHSEPNTGLLKRALVRVISWLPVEWML